A genomic segment from Ptychodera flava strain L36383 chromosome 23 unlocalized genomic scaffold, AS_Pfla_20210202 Scaffold_23__1_contigs__length_28996876_pilon, whole genome shotgun sequence encodes:
- the LOC139124245 gene encoding coagulation factor XIII B chain-like — protein sequence MRPKISLLLLTIFLYLNFDGTEGQCTAPTLTGHLQWAGDPPPPTLAESATVAVECPTGLVLTGSGIITCRNGYLTTVPRCEPADCTDPGDTENGEKTGFFFHGETVTYTCNDGYTLRGSAELTCSLGSWDNSVPTCVAETSTTKAATTEADSATTKAATTGADSATTKAATTGADSGGTATIKATATGADLGESGAGVPVFGYFMIPAVILALFSS from the exons ATGAG ACCTAAAATATCGTTGCTACTTTTGACCATCTTCCTGTACTTGAATTTTGACGGAACCGAAG GTCAATGCACAGCACCAACTCTTACAGGGCATCTACAATGGGCTGGTGACCCTCCACCGCCAACTTTGGCAGAATCTGCCACCGTCGCGGTTGAGTGTCCGACTGGGTTGGTACTCACAGGCTCAGGTATTATAACCTGTAGAAACGGATATTTAACCACTGTACCAAGATGCGAAC CGGCCGACTGTACTGATCCTGGTGACACGGAAAACGGCGAGAAGACTGGATTTTTCTTTCATGGCGAAACAGTGACTTACACTTGTAATGATGGTTACACATTGAGAGGTTCTGCAGAACTGACCTGCTCACTTGGTTCATGGGATAACTCCGTCCCAACTTGTGTCG CGGAGACATCTACCACTAAAGCCGCAACAACTGAGGCTGATTCAG CTACCACTAAAGCCGCAACAACTGGGGCTGATTCAG CTACCACTAAAGCCGCAACAACTGGGGCTGATTCAG GGGGGACAGCTACCATCAAAGCCACAGCAACTGGGGCTGATTTAG GTGAAAGTGGTGCCGGAGTTCCAGTGTTTGGCTATTTCATGATTCCTGCTGTTATCTTGGCCCTATTCAGCAGTTAG